The following proteins are co-located in the Streptomyces bottropensis ATCC 25435 genome:
- a CDS encoding NAD-dependent epimerase/dehydratase family protein: protein MRVLLTGHQGYLGTVMAPVLAEAGHEVVGLDAGLFADCVLGPKPADPPGARVDLRDLTAAHVAGVDAVIHLAALSNDPLGSLAPQLTYDINHHASVTLARLARDAGVRRFLYASTCSVYGAAGGDELVAEDAPLRPVTPYAESKVRVEDDLHALADADFSPVYMRNATAFGYSPRLRADIVLNNLVGHALLSGEVLVLSDGTPWRPLVHAADIARAFTAALDAPREAVHDRAFNIGTETNNVTVAEIAEQVAEAVSGAKVVITGENGADPRSYRVDFSRFRAAIPGFDCEWSVKRGALELADAYRKFGLTQEAFERRFTRLAVLRAASEAGTVDDTLRWRG, encoded by the coding sequence ATGCGCGTACTCCTGACCGGACACCAGGGCTACCTGGGCACCGTGATGGCCCCGGTCCTCGCCGAGGCCGGGCACGAGGTCGTCGGCCTCGACGCCGGCCTGTTCGCCGACTGCGTGCTGGGGCCGAAGCCGGCGGACCCGCCGGGTGCACGGGTGGACCTGCGCGACCTCACGGCCGCACACGTGGCCGGGGTCGACGCGGTGATCCACCTGGCGGCCCTGTCCAACGACCCGCTGGGCTCACTGGCGCCGCAGCTCACCTACGACATCAACCACCACGCGTCCGTGACGCTGGCCCGGCTGGCCCGCGACGCCGGGGTGCGGCGCTTCCTGTACGCGTCGACGTGCTCGGTGTACGGCGCCGCCGGCGGTGACGAACTGGTGGCCGAGGACGCCCCGCTGCGCCCGGTGACCCCGTACGCGGAGTCCAAGGTGCGGGTCGAGGACGACCTGCACGCGCTGGCCGACGCCGACTTCAGCCCGGTGTACATGCGCAACGCCACCGCCTTCGGCTACTCCCCCCGGCTGCGCGCCGACATCGTGCTGAACAACCTGGTGGGCCACGCGCTGCTGTCCGGCGAGGTGCTGGTGCTCTCCGACGGCACCCCCTGGCGCCCGCTGGTGCACGCCGCCGACATCGCGCGGGCCTTCACGGCCGCGCTGGACGCGCCGCGCGAGGCGGTGCACGACCGGGCGTTCAACATCGGCACCGAGACCAACAACGTGACGGTCGCCGAGATCGCCGAGCAGGTCGCCGAGGCGGTGTCCGGCGCGAAGGTGGTGATCACCGGCGAGAACGGGGCCGATCCCCGGTCGTACCGGGTGGACTTCTCCCGGTTCCGGGCCGCGATCCCCGGCTTCGACTGCGAGTGGTCGGTGAAGCGGGGGGCGCTCGAACTCGCCGACGCCTACCGGAAGTTCGGGCTGACCCAGGAGGCCTTCGAGCGCCGCTTCACCCGGCTGGCCGTGCTGCGGGCGGCGTCCGAGGCCGGCACCGTCGACGACACCCTGCGGTGGCGCGGATGA
- a CDS encoding DUF4910 domain-containing protein, which produces MTVGEEMHALVERLYPLCRSITGDGVRATLDIVGEYIPLQVHEVPTGTQVLDWTVPQEWNIRDAYIADAAGNRVVDFAASSLHVLGYSVPVSATMPLAELREHLYTLPERPSWVPYRTSYYKPQWGFCLSQDILDAMPDGEYEVRVDSTLADGHLTYAEHVVPGQIADEVIVSCHVCHPSLANDNLAGVAVATFLARALAERTPYYTYRFIFAPGTIGAITWLARNAERIERVKHGLVLACAGDRGRLTYKRSRRGDAEIDRVMRHVLTASERPHHIAEFTPYGYDERQYCSPGFDLGVGSLSRTPYAGYPEYHTSADNPDFVTPEAMTDTLTLCREAFAVLDGNRRYVNLSPYGEPQLGRRGLYDSLGGRSDAKEAQMAMLWVLSLSDGEHALLDVAERAGLPFDTVAAAAGALHGAGLIKA; this is translated from the coding sequence ATGACCGTCGGCGAGGAGATGCACGCGCTGGTGGAGCGGTTGTACCCGCTGTGCCGGAGCATCACCGGCGACGGGGTGCGCGCCACCCTGGACATCGTCGGCGAGTACATCCCGCTCCAGGTGCACGAGGTGCCGACCGGGACCCAGGTGCTCGACTGGACGGTGCCGCAGGAGTGGAACATCCGGGACGCCTACATCGCCGACGCCGCGGGCAACCGGGTCGTCGACTTCGCCGCGTCCAGCCTGCACGTGCTCGGCTACAGCGTGCCGGTGTCGGCGACGATGCCGCTGGCCGAGCTGCGCGAGCATCTGTACACGCTGCCGGAGCGGCCGAGCTGGGTGCCGTACCGCACCAGCTACTACAAGCCGCAGTGGGGGTTCTGTCTCTCCCAGGACATCCTGGACGCGATGCCGGACGGCGAGTACGAGGTGCGCGTGGACTCCACGCTCGCCGACGGCCACCTCACCTACGCCGAGCACGTGGTCCCCGGGCAGATCGCCGACGAGGTGATCGTCTCCTGCCACGTCTGCCACCCGTCGCTGGCCAACGACAACCTGGCCGGTGTCGCGGTGGCGACGTTCCTGGCCCGGGCGCTGGCGGAGCGGACCCCGTACTACACCTACCGGTTCATCTTCGCGCCCGGCACCATCGGGGCGATCACCTGGCTGGCCCGCAACGCGGAGAGGATCGAGCGAGTCAAGCACGGCCTGGTGCTGGCCTGCGCGGGCGACCGGGGCCGGCTGACGTACAAGCGGAGCCGGCGCGGTGACGCCGAGATCGACCGGGTGATGCGGCATGTGCTGACCGCCTCCGAACGCCCGCACCACATCGCCGAGTTCACCCCGTACGGCTACGACGAGCGGCAGTACTGCTCACCGGGCTTCGATCTCGGCGTGGGCTCGCTCAGCCGGACCCCGTACGCCGGTTACCCGGAATATCACACCTCGGCGGACAACCCGGACTTCGTCACCCCGGAGGCGATGACGGACACGCTCACCCTGTGCCGCGAGGCGTTCGCCGTGCTCGACGGCAACCGGCGGTACGTCAACCTCAGCCCCTACGGCGAGCCCCAGCTGGGCCGGCGGGGCCTGTACGACTCGCTCGGCGGCCGCAGCGACGCCAAAGAGGCCCAGATGGCGATGCTGTGGGTGCTCAGCCTCTCCGACGGCGAGCACGCGCTGCTGGACGTGGCCGAGCGGGCCGGGCTGCCTTTCGACACCGTCGCCGCCGCGGCCGGCGCCCTGCACGGCGCCGGGCTGATCAAGGCATGA
- a CDS encoding PIG-L deacetylase family protein codes for MIRLGAGRPDRVVAVGAHCDDIAIGAGGTLLTMCLARPGLRVDALVLSGGGGDREQEERAALAAFCPGADLRLTVHKLPDGRLPAHWEEAKAAVEELRAATDPDLVLAPRTDDAHQDHRGLAKLIPTAFRDHLVLGYEIVKWDGDLGRPAAYQPLSPETAERKVGLLQEHYPSQRHRPWYDREAFLGLARIRGIECHERYAEAFAVTKLTLNLGG; via the coding sequence GTGATCCGGCTCGGCGCCGGGCGCCCGGACCGGGTCGTCGCGGTGGGCGCGCACTGCGACGACATCGCCATCGGCGCCGGCGGCACGCTGCTGACGATGTGCCTGGCGCGCCCGGGCCTGCGCGTCGACGCGCTGGTGCTGTCCGGCGGCGGCGGCGACCGGGAGCAGGAGGAGCGGGCCGCGCTCGCCGCCTTCTGTCCGGGAGCCGACCTGCGGCTGACCGTGCACAAGCTGCCGGACGGCCGGCTGCCCGCGCACTGGGAGGAGGCCAAGGCCGCGGTCGAGGAGCTGCGCGCGGCGACGGACCCGGACCTCGTGCTTGCCCCGCGCACCGACGACGCCCACCAGGACCACCGCGGCCTGGCGAAGCTGATCCCCACCGCGTTCCGCGACCACCTGGTGCTCGGCTACGAGATCGTCAAGTGGGACGGCGATCTCGGCCGTCCGGCGGCGTACCAGCCGCTCTCGCCGGAGACCGCCGAGCGCAAGGTGGGGCTGCTGCAGGAGCACTACCCCTCGCAGCGCCACCGGCCCTGGTACGACCGGGAGGCCTTCCTCGGTCTCGCCCGGATCCGCGGTATCGAATGCCACGAGCGCTACGCCGAGGCGTTCGCCGTCACCAAACTCACGCTCAACCTGGGGGGTTGA
- a CDS encoding glycosyltransferase family 2 protein, whose amino-acid sequence MTAHPRLSIGLPVYNGEEYLAESFDALLGQTYEDFELVVSDNASTDGTEDICRRYAAKDSRIRYIRLPRNIGAAPNHNFVFTECRGELFKWASHDDLYARDLLLRCVEALDERPDVVLAHSDQAVIDEDGKVKVPYAYGLATDSPHAPERFRSLLFEPGGDDFYGVMRADMLRRVKPHDSYHHADRTFVAEITLHGPFHQVPELLYFRRDHPTRAERANPSKRSRCVNLDPRRAGPLHPTPRLLAEYVWGFVSAIRRAPLSPADRRACHRHLAAWMTSRVRPGAGERVEDRAPVDPDLPTVRVDDLVAGREGRQA is encoded by the coding sequence ATGACCGCCCACCCCAGGCTGAGCATCGGCCTGCCCGTCTACAACGGCGAGGAGTACCTCGCCGAGTCGTTCGACGCCCTGCTCGGCCAGACCTACGAGGACTTCGAGCTGGTCGTCTCCGACAACGCCTCGACCGACGGGACCGAGGACATCTGCCGCCGGTACGCGGCGAAGGACTCCCGCATCCGCTACATCCGGCTGCCCCGCAACATCGGCGCCGCGCCCAACCACAACTTCGTGTTCACCGAGTGCCGCGGCGAGCTGTTCAAGTGGGCCTCGCACGACGACCTGTACGCCCGGGACCTGCTGCTGCGCTGCGTCGAGGCGCTCGACGAACGGCCGGACGTGGTCCTCGCGCACAGCGACCAGGCGGTCATCGACGAGGACGGCAAGGTGAAGGTCCCCTACGCGTACGGGCTCGCCACCGACTCGCCGCACGCCCCGGAGCGCTTCCGCAGCCTGCTGTTCGAGCCCGGCGGCGACGACTTCTACGGGGTGATGCGGGCCGACATGCTGCGCCGGGTGAAGCCGCACGACAGCTACCACCACGCGGACCGCACGTTCGTCGCCGAGATCACCCTGCACGGCCCCTTCCACCAGGTGCCCGAGCTGCTGTACTTCCGCCGCGACCACCCCACCCGCGCCGAGCGGGCCAACCCCTCCAAGCGCTCCCGGTGCGTCAACCTGGACCCGCGCCGGGCGGGCCCGCTGCACCCGACGCCCCGGCTGCTCGCCGAGTACGTGTGGGGTTTCGTCTCGGCGATCCGGCGGGCGCCGCTGTCCCCGGCCGACCGGCGCGCCTGCCACCGCCATCTGGCCGCGTGGATGACCAGCCGGGTCCGGCCGGGCGCGGGCGAGCGGGTCGAGGACCGCGCCCCCGTCGACCCGGACCTGCCGACCGTCCGCGTCGACGATCTCGTCGCCGGCCGTGAAGGCAGGCAGGCATGA